In Candidatus Methylomirabilis tolerans, the following are encoded in one genomic region:
- the hpt gene encoding hypoxanthine phosphoribosyltransferase codes for MIQDLAEVLITEEAIAHRVRELGAEISRDYCGKELVLAGVLRGALFFLADLARAISIPLAIDFISISSYGPTTKASGVVGIRKDLDESIGGRDLLVIEDIVDTGLTLSYLLKIFRVRQPSSLQVCTFLDRKVRRIIDLPLAYRGFEIPEKFVVGYGLDYDQRYRNLPCIGILKPEVMGR; via the coding sequence ATGATTCAGGACCTTGCTGAAGTATTGATTACAGAAGAGGCGATCGCTCATCGCGTGAGGGAATTGGGAGCTGAAATTTCACGAGATTATTGTGGCAAAGAGCTTGTCCTCGCCGGTGTGCTAAGGGGGGCCTTGTTCTTCCTCGCTGATCTGGCAAGAGCCATATCCATTCCGCTTGCAATCGACTTTATTTCTATTTCGAGCTATGGTCCCACAACCAAAGCCTCCGGCGTTGTCGGTATCAGAAAAGACCTTGATGAAAGTATTGGTGGCCGAGACCTTCTCGTCATAGAAGACATCGTGGATACCGGTCTCACGCTGAGCTACCTGCTCAAGATCTTCCGAGTGCGCCAGCCGTCCAGCCTGCAGGTCTGTACGTTTTTGGACCGGAAGGTGCGCCGTATTATTGACCTCCCCCTTGCCTATCGGGGATTTGAAATTCCCGAGAAGTTTGTCGTCGGCTATGGCCTCGATTACGACCAGCGCTATCGCAACCTTCCCTGCATCGGTATCCTGAAGCCCGAGGTGATGGGACGCTAG